The genomic stretch GGGAAAAAGAACGTGAGGTCCTCGCTGCCCAATTAAAGGATATCCAACAGCAGCTTTAGTCAAAACGCCCAGAAACACGACAACCTAACCCAATAGACCATGCAACTACCCATTATTGACCTGATCATTTTTTTGATTTATATGCTGGGCATCCTGCTGTTTGGAGCATCATTCTACTTCAGAAAAGGCAGGACTACGGACGATTATATGGTCGGGGGAAGGCGATTACCGTCTTGGGCCATTGGCATGTCGATCTTTGCGACCTTTGTGAGCAGTATCAGTTTTTTGGCCTTGCCGGGAAATGCTTATCTGACCAACTGGAACAGCTTTGTTTTTAGCCTTTCCATTCCCATCGCAGCGCTGATTGCGGTCAAGTTTTTTGTTCCACTGTACCGCGGGGTGCAGAGTGAGTCTGCGTATTATTATTTGGAAACACGATTTGGCCCTTGGGCAAGGACATATGCTTCCATCTGCTACCTACTGACACAGCTGGCCAGGATGGGAACGATCCTCTACTTGCTGGCTTTACCGATGAATGCATTGCTAGGTTGGGATATTGCCACCATTATCATTGTCACGGGAATCTCAGTCATCATTTATGCAGCCATGGGAGGAATTGAGGCCGTCATCTGGACCGATGCCATTCAAGGGATCGTGCTAATCCTTGGTGCCTTGACCTGTTTGGGGATCATTCTCTTTTCCATGCCGGAAGGCCCCATGCAAGTCATAGAAATTGGTCAAGCACATGATAAATTCAGCCTTGGCAGCTATGGCTTAAGTTTGACAGAGGCTACATTTTGGGTGATTTTGATCTATGGCCTGTTTATCAATCTCCAGAATTTTGGCGTGGACCAAAACTACGTGCAGCGTTACATGAGTGCCAAAACCGAAAAGGAAGCCATCAAATCCACTTGGTTTGGGAGCAGCCTTTATGTGCCGGTATCGCTCCTGTTTTTCTTTATCGGAACTGCCTTGTTTGCCTATTACCAAGTCTTTCCCGACTTATTGCCCGAAGCACTTCACGCCAAAGATGCAGCGGATAGAATATTCCCCTTCTTCATCGTAGACGGCCTTCCAAAGGGCCTTACGGGCCTACTGATCGCCTCTATCTTTGCTGCCGGAATGAGTACCATCTCGACCAGCTTAAACAGCTCCGCTACGGTCATTTTAACAGACCACTACAAAAAATACATGAATCGAAATCCTACTGGCAAGGACAATTTCAGGATACTGACCATAGCAGCAGTGATCATGGGATCACTTAGTATTGTCGTATCCTTGGCCATGACAGAGGTAAAAAGTGCACTGGATGCTTGGTGGGCATTGAGTTCTGTATTTAGCGGAGGGGTATTGGGCTTGTTTCTCTTGGGCTACTTCTCCAAAAATGTCCAACAAACCGAAGCCGCCATTGGCGTGGTAATCGGTATCCTGGTCATTGCCTGGATGAGCCTCACGCCCATCTTCATCACCGAAGGCCCTTGGCTGTCTTTCCGAAACCCCATGCACGCCAACCTGACCATAGTGATCGGAACCTTAGTCATCTTTTTAACAGGATTTCTCCTATCAAAAGTGTTTAACAGAAAGAAATTACAACCATAAAGAAAATCGAGCATGATGCTTAACCTCCCACAGAGGAAAGATTACAAATCCTGCGAGGTTCCATGCGGCCTTTGAAAGAAAATCATAAAACATGAAAGCAACCTTATTATCCAGATCCGTCAAACCCGCTACCGGAAAACCGGTCATTGGCGTGTTTGCACCTTGTGACCCACGCATAGATGCGGCCAGCAGGGAACGTAGCACCAACATCATCAAGCACACCGCAGAGTCCCTTGCCGGAAAGATCAAACTGCCGGATGGAACTGCCGCGGAGGTCGTCTATTCAGATGTGCTCATCGATGCTGAAGGCCAAGCAGACCAAGTGGCCAGCCAATTTAAAGAAGCCGGTGTCAGTGTGCTCGTATGTGTGCCGGACACCTGGTCATTCCCGCAGCTGACGACCATTTCGCTTCTTTCCCATTTTCCAAAGGATATCCCTATCAATTTTACCACTGGTAATAGCGCCACACGGCCTGGAGTGGTCTATACCCATGCCACCTCAGGGGCTATAGCCCAGTACGGAAAATTAACACACATCAACGTAGGCAAGTGGCCTGATGAAGGACAAAACCCACAAATGAGCGCTCCTACGCTCAAAGCCCTGGTGGACTGGTGCTATGCTGCCGTGACCTTCCAAGGCCTCAAAGGAAAGCGTGTGGTGGTCTTTGGGCATGATTCCATGGGCATGGAGACGGCACTTCCCCATGTATTGGAAACCAGAAACCAGTTTGGCATAGAAGTGACCAGACTGGACATGAAGCTCTTGGCGGATATGCTCAAAAAAGAATCTTATGACAAAGAAGAGCTCAAAAAGCTAAGAACGTGGCTGGAAGAACACGCTGGCGACCGCATCGAACTTCCTGATGGGGAAAAAGACAGCGAGCTACTTGACCAAAGCCTGGCACTATACCTGATCGTCAGAGACCTGATGCAGGAAATAGATGCGGTGGGTGGTGGCTTTATGAGCCAGCTGGAATGGGGCTCTGATGATCGTGGCATCCAGCTTCCAGTAGCAGACATTATGGAGTCCCTTTTCAATAGTACCTTTGACCACAACGGACCAAAAGCCGTGCTGCCCTTTGCGACAGAAGCTGATGTACAGGCCTTGTTGACACAGCTGTTTATGACATGGCTGTCAGGCGGTCATCCTCCACTCTTTATGGACTTTAGAAAGGCCTGGGACAAGGAAGACATCACTGAACTGGCTGCACAAAACAGCTACCAGCCAAACGGCGGCGAGCCTTGGCTCCAGAAAGGCTTTGTGGATGGTGTAAACTCAGGTTCGGCTTCTTTTAATTGGGCGGCCATGCCCGGCACCGAAGAAAAGGAGATCATGAAAAAAATCACCTTCCCCAAGGCTGTGGATTACTTTTATTACCTGGGCAATTCGGTGCACTTTATTTCACCGGGCAATATCAAAGGGCTTGCCGCCAGATTGGCCTACAGCTCACTGTCGGGAATGTTCTCAATGATCTGGGACGAAGCAGAAACAGTAGCACTTCCAGATAACTTGGCCAAAAAAATCTGTGATGGTGCCAACCCAACTTGGCCACATACTTTCGTTGTGCCCAAATACGCTTCCATGACCGAATACAAGCAATATGCTCCAGCCAATCACTTCCACATGACCTGGGACTTGGAACCGGCAAGACTGCAATTCTGGATGGACTTCTGTAATGTGCTTTCTGTTGCTCCATGGCAGAAGCGACCGGCATTTATCGAGAAAGTTGATCGGCCAGTACCGCTATTGTATTTGCTGAATGGTGGTGAAGATGCCACCAAAAAGCTTAAAGCAGGAAAACACTGATGGCTTTATAAGAAACGTTACCATTTCGGCCTTGGAGACAATTCCAAGGCCATTTTTTTATTGTTTTGGATCTAAATACTCCTATATTTTTTGCCACAAAGGCTCGAAGGCACAAAGAGGATTGATAGGGATTTGCCGTGTACTTGGCCCTTATTTTCCCAAAAAACTTGGGGCTTGGGGACTTGGTGGCTCCTATGTTTTTTGCCACAAAGGCTCGAAGACACAAAGGGGATTGATAGGGATTTGCCGTGTACTTGACCCTTATTTTCCCAAAAAACTTGGGGCTTGGGGACTTGGTGGCTCCTATGTTTTTTACCACAAAGGATCGAAGACACAAAGAGGATTGATAGGGATTTGCCGTGTACTTGGCCCTTATTTTCCCTAAAGACTTGAGGGCTTGGGGACTTGGTGGCTCCTATATTTTTCGCCACAAAGGCTCGAAGGCACAAAGGGGATTGATAGGGATTTGCCCTGTACTTGGCCCTTATTTCCCAAAAGACTTGAGGGCTTGGGGACTTGGTGGCTCCTATATTTTTCGCCACAACGGCTCGAAGGCACAAAAGGGCGCCCGTGGAGGCAAAACTTGATTCTAGCAAGCTTTAATGGCTAGTGGTATTGGCCAGGACACCCAACTCACTATTATCGCAGACGGAAGTGTCAGCAGGGATGCTCCGCTAGGAGCATTAGCTTGGTAACAGAAAGGGGAAATTGGATCCTAACAGTGCCGTAGGTACTGACCACGGGGAAGGAAAGCATATATGGTTATCAACTCTTTCAGGAACATGGAGGACAAATTCACACCTATTAAGTCCTTTGTTCCATGTAATTAATATCAATCATAATCCTAAGAATAATGTGGTACGTGGTGTTGAGTTAAAAACTCAATGTTCGTGGTTCCGCAGCACAGCTGTCGGAACAACAGGGGATTGATGGGGATTTGCCGTGTACTTGACCCTTATTTTCCTAAAAGACTTGAGGGATTGGGGACTTGGTGGCTCCTATATTTTTTGCCACAAAGGCTCGAAGGCACAAAGGGGATTGATGGGGATTTGCCGTGTACTTGGCCCTTATTTTCCCAAAAAACTTGGGGCTTGGGGACTTGGTGCCTCCTATATTTTTTGCCACAAAGGCTCGAAGGCACAAAGGGGATTGATAGGGATTTGCCGTGTACTTGGCCCTTATTTTCCCTAAAGACTTGAGGGCTTAGCGGCCCCTTTGTTTCAAAAAGCCGTTTGAATATACTGATCCATACAGTCGAAGGGCTTTGAAGTTTGAGCATTAATAAAATTTAACACACGATTTTTGTAATTCTTCGGCCTTGGCATCTTGATTTTCATCATGATTCGTTATTCTTGTAAGCCCGAAAAGTTCATTATGAAAAGTAATCTCCTCATCATCAGTATTATTCTGCTGATCATTTCCTGTAAAAGCATCAATCCTGAAAAGCCAAAGTTTTCAGGAGAACCAACAGCATTGCCTGAGGCTATGTCCCGTGTCAATGTTCCTTTGGAAATCCCCCTGGACTATATCGAGCGCAACCTGAACCGCGAGCTCAGCGAATTACTTTATACTGAAAAAGGGTTAAACATGGGCAATGGCATTTTAGCTGACCTGGACGTTAATAGGACTGGTGATATTTCACTTTCCTCCCTCGGCCAAAACAAACTGGAAATCAACCTCCCCCTACAGCTAAAAGGGCAAATCAATATCCAAAAAAAGATTTTCGGCCAGAGCATTTCTACAGCAGTGCCCTTTGACGAAGATCTTGCGCCACAGGTGAGCTTTGAGCCTGTCATCGGGCGAAATTGGGACATAGGCATCTCCAATGTGAACATCGAAAGCTGGGGGAGATCACTGAAATACAATTTGCTGGGCTATGAGATTGACTTTGGTCCAATGCTAAAAGAGCATGTAGAAAAAATGCTCGACGAGCAACTCACAGGTGAAAACCTCAGCCGTATCAGCTTCAAAAGCATGATGGAAGAAACATGGCAAGCCTATGGCAAGCCGGTAAAATTTGAGCAAGACGGCATCGATGCTTACATTTACACGGTTCCTCACAAGATCAAAGTCCGAGAGCAGTTCACTGCGGACCAAAAACTCAAGCTTACCATTGGCATCGAGGGAGAAGTGTTTACCCAAATCGGAAGTGCCCCGGACATTTCCCCCAGCCCACTTCCCAATCTTTATTTTAATGAAGACAGCCGAAACTATATTGACATCATGCTTCCGCTGTCGATTCCTTACCAGGACCTGGACAAGTACCTTAACGAGATGCTTTCCCAACAGCAATTTAGGATGGACAGCAAAACGGTCTTAACGCCCAAGGCCTTTGAAACACAAAGTTTTGGGGACAAAGCCTTGGTAAAGGTGGACTTTACAGTCACGCGAAATGACAAGAAAGATATAAACGGCAATATATACTTGGTAGGAAAACCTACCTATGATCCTTTGCGCGAGGCCATCATTTTTGAGGACATTGATTTTGACCTGAACACCAAGAATATCTTAGCAAACAGTGCCAGCTGGATGAAGCAAGGGGCGGTTTTGGAAGAAATAAAAAAGTATGCCATTTATCCGATTGGAGAGTATATTCAAGCGGCCAGGCTAGAGCTCCAACAACAAGGATACATCGAAACTGACTATGCTTCTTTTAGGGTAAAAAGACCTGCCTTGGACGTTGAAGGCATTTACACCACCGAAAAAGACATCCGTCTTTATTTACGTTCCAAAGGTGAAATGGAGGTGAAGTTGAAGTAAGAGCTAAAATGCTATTTTACCCTTATACAAATCCGAAATTGGAAAAATCATTTCATAGTCCCCCCATTGAAGGTTATCATCCTTAACCTTAAAATCTCTAAATTGATCTTCATCTAAGTACTTTTGGATTTCCGGATGCGTATAATGGCTTAGAAAAGGCCTAAAATCAACTGTCTTTTCTGTTTTGTCCTTGAAAAATATCCTAATGCGAAATTGTCCAACATATTCTGCCGCTTCTATGCCTATAAAAGTTGCCCTATATGCTACAAACTCTTCCCGAACTTTCATTTTAGTTTCGTGGTGATTTTTTCAAAACTTACTTTTCTTTGATAAACGAAATAATCGACCCAATTTGTTACAATCTCATTGCCATATTTTACTACAAAATTTTTTTAAATTTTGTAAATCTTGGCCTTTAAGGGAACTCCTTCCTTGTACATTTGAAATAATAATCTCATCTATTACACCTTCTCTCATTATAAATGAGACTTTAGTTTCCTTTCCCGATTTTGCAGCGTGGTCATAGACTGGTTCGTGCTCATTTGAATAGAAGTATAAGACAATACCTAAATATTCGAAAATCTT from Echinicola soli encodes the following:
- a CDS encoding sodium:solute symporter; its protein translation is MQLPIIDLIIFLIYMLGILLFGASFYFRKGRTTDDYMVGGRRLPSWAIGMSIFATFVSSISFLALPGNAYLTNWNSFVFSLSIPIAALIAVKFFVPLYRGVQSESAYYYLETRFGPWARTYASICYLLTQLARMGTILYLLALPMNALLGWDIATIIIVTGISVIIYAAMGGIEAVIWTDAIQGIVLILGALTCLGIILFSMPEGPMQVIEIGQAHDKFSLGSYGLSLTEATFWVILIYGLFINLQNFGVDQNYVQRYMSAKTEKEAIKSTWFGSSLYVPVSLLFFFIGTALFAYYQVFPDLLPEALHAKDAADRIFPFFIVDGLPKGLTGLLIASIFAAGMSTISTSLNSSATVILTDHYKKYMNRNPTGKDNFRILTIAAVIMGSLSIVVSLAMTEVKSALDAWWALSSVFSGGVLGLFLLGYFSKNVQQTEAAIGVVIGILVIAWMSLTPIFITEGPWLSFRNPMHANLTIVIGTLVIFLTGFLLSKVFNRKKLQP
- a CDS encoding DUF4403 family protein: MKSNLLIISIILLIISCKSINPEKPKFSGEPTALPEAMSRVNVPLEIPLDYIERNLNRELSELLYTEKGLNMGNGILADLDVNRTGDISLSSLGQNKLEINLPLQLKGQINIQKKIFGQSISTAVPFDEDLAPQVSFEPVIGRNWDIGISNVNIESWGRSLKYNLLGYEIDFGPMLKEHVEKMLDEQLTGENLSRISFKSMMEETWQAYGKPVKFEQDGIDAYIYTVPHKIKVREQFTADQKLKLTIGIEGEVFTQIGSAPDISPSPLPNLYFNEDSRNYIDIMLPLSIPYQDLDKYLNEMLSQQQFRMDSKTVLTPKAFETQSFGDKALVKVDFTVTRNDKKDINGNIYLVGKPTYDPLREAIIFEDIDFDLNTKNILANSASWMKQGAVLEEIKKYAIYPIGEYIQAARLELQQQGYIETDYASFRVKRPALDVEGIYTTEKDIRLYLRSKGEMEVKLK
- a CDS encoding DUF2442 domain-containing protein; its protein translation is MKVREEFVAYRATFIGIEAAEYVGQFRIRIFFKDKTEKTVDFRPFLSHYTHPEIQKYLDEDQFRDFKVKDDNLQWGDYEMIFPISDLYKGKIAF
- a CDS encoding DUF4160 domain-containing protein, which encodes MPKIFEYLGIVLYFYSNEHEPVYDHAAKSGKETKVSFIMREGVIDEIIISNVQGRSSLKGQDLQNLKKFCSKIWQ